The stretch of DNA CTGAACGCCACCAGGCCGAGCACCATGTTCGAGCGGAACTGCCGGTAGTTCCGCAGCCAGACCCCGCCGACCACGAGCAGCAGGACGCTGTTGACTACCGCGAGCGCGGTCCCGGCGACGGCGAGGGGTCCCATCGCCATCTCAGTCCACCTCCTCGCTGATCTCCTCGAACGTCTCCCAGTGGCGCTCGAACCGGTCGGTCAAGAAGTACAGCCGTCCGTAGTCGTTCCCGCCGGGTTCGACGACGTCGTGCTCCTGTAACATATCGAGGTGGTGGGTGATGGTGTTGTAGTCGAGGTCCAGCCGCTCCGCGAGCTCGTTCGCGTTCCGTGGTCTGTCCGCCAGGTCGCGAACGATGCGTACCCGGTTGGTCCCGCCGCGGCTACCGGCGAACAGGTACCAGAGGGCCTTCTCCATCCGTGTCCCCCTGCTCGCGGCCCCGTGAAAGACGTTCCGCTACCGTGCGCGCCGGTTACCGGGGCGTGACCGACACCGCGATCACCTCGTCGGTGTCGGGGTAGTCGTAGCCGTCGGTCACTTCGCGGACGACCCCCTCCGGGGTGCCGGTGTCGGGACCGGACTGGCGGGGGGCCTGGTTCGGCCCCTCGCCGGGGGGCTCGTTGACCTCGGTGCCCGCGTCCCAGAGGCGGAGCGCGTCCGTCAGCTCGCCCTCGACGGGATCGCCGTCGTCGAACAGGGGAATCCCGTCGGACGGGGGCGCGTAGAAGAGGTCGTTGGACTGGACGAACATCGTCGCCAGCGAGAGGCGGGCGTCCGCGTCCCGGTCGGCGGTGAACTCGAACCGGTAGCGGTCGCCCGGGCCGATGGGGGCCGGTCCGTCGGCCATCTGCGGCGTGGTGAACGCGCCACCGTCGAGCACGGGGTCCATCCCGCCCAGCGACCGAGCGAGCGCCGTCGGCGTCCCGTCCTCGGCGATGTCTTCCAGCCCATCGCTGGCCGGTTCCCCGGCGGTGAAAAGCGACACGTCCGGCGTGTGGACCGCGTACGCGCCGGGCGACAGCGGAACCGCCGTCGACCCCATCGACGTCGAGAGGGTCTCCCCGTCGGAGGCGTTCTCGACCGTCGCGGCGAAGGTCACGGCCTCCATCCCGCGCTCGACCACCGACAGCGAGAGCGAGACGACGTCCGCGGTGTCGGGGTAGTCGTAGCCGTCGGTCACTTCGCGGACGACCCCCTCCGGGGTGCCGGTGTCGGGGCCGGACTGGCGGGGAGCCTGGTTCGGTCCCTCGCCCGGGGGTTCGTTGACCTCGGTGCCCGCGTCCCAGAGCCGCAGGTCGCCGGTCACGTCGCGGTCGACGGGGTCGCCGTCGTCGAACAGGGGAATCCCGTCGGACGGGGGCGCGTAGAAGAGGTCGTTGGACTGGACGAACATCGTCGCCAGCGAGAGGCGGGCGTCCGCGTCGGGGCCCGCAGTCACCTCGAACGAGTAGCTGTCTCCGGGCGTCAGCGGGGCGGGGCCGTCGGCACCGTCGGGCGTGGTGAACGCGCCACCGTCGAGCACGGGGTCCATCCCGCCCAGCGACTGAGCGAGCTCCGTGGGCGTCCCGTCCTCTGCGACGGCCTCGAGGCCGTCGCTGGCGGGCTCCATCGGCGTGAACAGCGACACGTCGGCCGTGTGGACCGCGTACGCGCCGGGCGAGAGCGGGACCGCCACCGATCCCATCGACGTCGAGAGTGTCTCCCCGTCGGAGACGTTCTCGACGACCACCTCGAAGGTGGTCTGGCCCATCGTCGCTTCGGTCATCGACTCGTCGGTGGGCGTCTCGGTCATCGATCCCGTCATCTCGCTCTCGGTGGTGTCGGTTCCGCCGCCGCTGCCGCCGTCGCTGCCGCCACAGCCCGCCAGCGACGCGACTGCGACGCTTCCGGCACCGGTCAGGAACTGCCGCCTCGTTCGTCGGTCTGACATACGGACGGTGCCTGACCGGCGGCAGAAAAGTAGGTTTTTCAACAACCGGCCGGCGTTCACCCGGCGTTGCGTCGGAGTGTGGTCCGTCTCCGTCCAAACTTCGACCGGTCTCGCGTCGCTCTCCCGTGGCCCGCCCTCACACGGGTTCCAGCCGCTCGCGGCCCCGTCGCCGTCGGGAAACACTATCCTTTTGACCCTGCTGTCGATACGTCTCTGTATAATGGGCCGACGCAAAAAGATCGTACAAGAGTGTGAGACACTGATGGACGACCCGGAGCACATCCGGAACATCGCCATCGCCGCTCACGTCGACCACGGCAAGACGACCCTGACGGACAACCTCCTGGCCGGTGCGGGCATGATCTCCGACGACACCGCCGGCGAGCAGCTCGCGATGGACACGGAGGAAGACGAGCAGGAACGCGGGATCACCATCGACGCCGCGAACGTCTCGATGACCCACGAGTACGAGGACCAGAACCACCTCATCAACCTCATCGACACCCCCGGCCACGTCGACTTCGGCGGGGACGTGACCCGCGCGATGCGGGCCGTCGACGGGGCGCTCGTGGTCGTCGACGCCGTCGAGGGCGCGATGCCCCAGACCGAGACGGTGCTGCGCCAGGCGCTGCGCGAGGGCGTCAAGCCCACGCTGTTCATCAACAAGGTCGACCGCCTCATCTCCGAGCTCCAGGAAGGACCCGAGGAGATGCAACAGCGCCTGCTGGCCGTGATCCAGGACGTCAACGACCTCATCCGCGGGATGACCGAGGAGATGGACGACGTCGAGGACTGGACGGTCTCCGTCGAGGACGGCACCGTCGGCTTCGGCTCGGCGCTGTACAAGTGGGGCGTCTCGATGCCCTCGATGCAGCGGACGGGGATGGACTTCGGCGACATCATGGAGCTCGAACGCAACGACAAGCGCCAGGAGCTCCACGAGCGGACGCCGCTCTCGGACGTCGTGCTCGACATGGTCTGTGAGCACTTCCCCAACCCCGTCGAGGCCCAGCCCCGTCGTATCCCGCGCATCTGGCGCGGCGACGACGAGTCCGAGCTGGCCGAGGGGATGCGACTGGTCGACGAGGACGGCGAGGTCGTCTTCATGGTCACCGACATCGGGATCGACCCCCACGCCGGCGAGATCGCCGCGGGCCGCGTCTTCTCCGGCACGCTGGAGAAGGGCCAGGAGCTGTACGTCTCCGGGACCGCCGGCAAGAACCGCATCCAGAGCGTCGGCATCTACATGGGTGGCGAGCGCGAGGAGGTCGAGCGCGTCCCCGCCGGCAACATCGCCGCCGTGACCGGTCTCAAGGACGCCATCGCCGGCTCGACCGTCTCCAGCGTCGAGATGACGCCCTTCGAGTCCATCGAGCACATCTCGGAGCCGGTCATCACGAAGTCCGTCGAGGCACAGAACATGGACGACCTGCCGAAGCTCATCGAGACGCTCCAGCAGGTCGCCAAGGAGGACCCCACCATCCAGGTCGAGATCAACGAGGACACCGGCGAGCACCTCATCTCCGGGCAGGGCGAGCTCCACCTCGAAGTGATCGGCCAGCGCATCGAGCGCAACCAGGGCATCCCGATCAACACCGGCGAACCGATCGTCGTCTACCGGGAGGCACCCCAGAGCGAGTCCCGCGAGATCGAGGGGCGCTCGCCGAACAACCACAACCGGTTCTACATCACCATCGAACCGCTCGGCGAGGACATCGTCGAGGCGATCAAGCTCGGCGAGGCGTCGATGGACATGCCCGAACTGGAGCGCCGCGAGGCCCTCCAGGAGGCCGGGATGGACAAGGACACGTCCCAGAACGTCGAGCACATCCACGGGACGAACGTCCTCATCGACGACACGAAGGGGATCCAGCACCTCAACGAGACGATGGAGCTGGTCATCGAGGGGCTCGAGGAGGCCCTCGACGACGGGCCGCTGGCGGCCGAGCCGGTCCAGGGCTCGCTGATCCGCCTCCACGACGCCCGCCTCCACGAGGACGCCATCCACCGCGGGCCGGCACAGGTCATCCCCGCGGTGCGCGAGGCCGTCCACAACGCGCTCATCGACGCCGACATCAAGCTGCTGGAGCCGATCCAGGAGGTCCGCATCGACGTGCCCAACGACCACATGGGTGCGGCCTCGGGCGAGATCCAGGGTCGCCGTGGCCGCGTCGACGACATGTACCAGGAGGGCGACCTGATGGTCGTCGAGGGCGTCGCCCCGGTCGACGAGATGATCGGCTTCTCCAGTGACATCCGGAGCGCCACCGAGGGTCGCGCCTCCTGGAACACGGAGAACGCCGGCTTCCAGGTGATGGCCGACAACCTCCAGCCCGAGAAGATCACCGAGATCCGCGAGCGCAAGGGGATGAAGACCGAGCTGCCGGAAGCGATCGACTACTTCTAACCACCCCGCTTTTCCTGTCGCGCCGCGCGCCCGTCTGCTCGGGCCCACACGCTTAGGCCGCTGCGTGGCCAAGCGGGGCCATGACCCGTCGTCTCCACCAGCTCGTCGACCTGCTCGTCGCGGCGCTCATCGCGGGCACGTCGACGGTCCTCTGGGGGCTCGTCGCCCCGCCGGTCGTCGCCGTGTGGCTCGCGTCGCTGTTCGCCGCCATCTACTACTTCTCCCGGAACCCGTGGGGATCGCCCCGCGGCGAGCGGTACAACGAGTTCATCGACGACCTCTACGACCGGTACCTGCCCTGAGACGGTTCGCTGTAGCGATCGACCGGTACCCGGGATCGGCGCTGCCCGGGAGCAGTCCAGGACAGTCCGTGCGAGGCCCGGGCCGCGAACGGACGGTTTCTTATACGTCCCACGTCTGGTGGTCGGTAATGAGCGGTTGTACTCCACAGGAGGTGAGCGGGCGATGAGCGACTCGACCGACGAGGTTCGGTCCTACACAGTTCGGCTCGAACTGGTCGACGAACCGGGCGAGCTGTTGCGGGCGCTCGAACCCATCGCCGACAACGGCGGGAACCTCCTCTCTATCTTCCACGAGCGGGGGAACGTCACGCCCCGCGGCCACATCCCCGTGGAGGTCGACCTCGAGGCGACCCCCGAGCGGTTCGACGGCATCGTCGAGGCGCTGCGAGCGGCCGGCATCAACGTCATCCAGGCGGGTGCCGAGCGCTACACCGAGACGCTGACCGTCGTCATCTCCGGGCACCTCATCGACTCGGACCTCTCGGACACTCTCTCCCGGATCCAGGAGTCGACGAACGCGACGGTGACGGACCTCTCGCTGTCGGCCCCCGAGGGGACCGAGGACGCCTCCAGCGCGCGCATCCGACTGGCGACCGAGCAGGGGGCCGCCGAGGGCGTGATGCACACGATCCAGGGGATCGCAGACGACAAGGACCTGCGCGTCATCGAACCCCTGGCCGCGGGGGGTGACCTATGAGACTCGCCGTGCTGGGTGCCGGCGCGGTCGGCTCGTCGGTCGTCGAACTCGCGGGCGACTACGGTCACACCGTGACGGCGTTCGCGGACTCACGCAGCGCCGTCGTCGACCCCGGCGGGATCGACCGCGAGGCCGCGCTGGCGCGCAAGGAACGCGACGGGATCGTCGGCGACGACGACCCCGACGAGGCCGTGACCGCCGACTACGACGCCCTCGTCGAGGCGACGCCGACGACGCTGGGCGACGCCGAGCCCGGCTTCGGCCACGTCGAGGCCGCGCTGGCCCGGGACAGCCACGTCGTCCTCGCGAACAAGGGGCCCGTCGCCGAGCGGTACGCCGACGTGCGAGCCCTGGAGGCCGAGAGCGAGGGGTCGGTGCTGTTCGAGGCGACCGTCGGCGGCGCGATGCCGGTGCTGTCGACCATCGCCGACTTCGACCCCGAGCACATCACCGCCGTCCGCGGCGTGCTCAACGGCACCGCGAACTTCATCCTCTCGCGGATGGCCGCCGAGGGGCTCGGCTACGAACACGTCCTCGCCGAGGCCCAGGACCTGGGCGTGGCGGAGGCCGACCCAACGTTCGACGTCGACGGCACCGACGCCGCGCTCAAGGGTGTCATCGTCGCCAACGTCCTGGCCGGCGAGGGCCGCGAGTACACGCTCGCCGACGCCGACGTGGCGGGCATCCAGGACATCGAGGGCAGCGCCATCGAGCTCGCCACCGAGGACGGGCGGACGGTCCGGCTCATCGCGGAGGTGGCCGACGGCGAGGTCCGGGTCGGGCCGCGGCTCGTCCCCGAGAACGCCCCGCTCGCGCCGACGGGCACCCGCAACATCGTCCAGCTGGAGACCGAACACGCCGGCCGGCTCAACATCTCGGGCCGCGGCGCGGGCGGCCCGGAGACGGCCAGTGCCGTCCTCGCGGACGTGGGTCGACTGCCCGAACTGTAAGCCGGCGATCCCGGATCGCCGCCGTGGTGTGGTTCCGGCCCGTGCCACCGCGTCCCAAATCGCCGGACAGCGACGGTGTGCCCGGCGAGGACTTTCGAAATCGTTTTATGAAACACCGGCCAAAGACTCCGATATAGCGCCCCTGCGCGTGAGACAATAATGAGCGACGAACAACATCAGAACCTGGCCATCATCGGCCACGTTGACCACGGGAAGAGCACGCTCGTCGGCCGACTCCTGTACGAGACAGGATCGGTACCGGAGCACGTCATCGAACAGCACAAGGAAGAGGCCGAGGAGAAGGGCAAGGGCGGCTTCGAGTTCGCCTACGTGATGGACAACCTCGCCGAGGAGCGGGAACGCGGTGTCACCATCGACATCGCCCACCAGGAGTTCAGTACCGACGAGTACGACTTCACCATCGTCGACTGTCCTGGTCACCGCGACTTCGTGAAGAACATGATCACCGGCGCGAGCCAGGCCGACAACGCCGTGCTCGTCGTCGCCGCGGACGACGGCGTCCAGCCGCAGACCCAGGAACACGTCTTCCTGGCCCGCACGCTGGGCATCGGCGAGCTCATCGTCGGCGTCAACAAGATGGACCTCGTCGACTACGGCGAGTCCGAGTACAAGCAGGTCGTCGAGGAGGTCAAGGACCTGCTCAACCAGGTCCGCTTCGACACGGAGAACGCGAAGTTCATCCCGGTCTCCGCGTTCGAGGGTGACAACATCGCCGAGCGCTCGGACAACACGTCCTGGTACGACGGCGACATCCTCATCGAGGCCCTGAACGACCTGCCGGCTCCGGAGCCGCCGACGGACGCGCCGCTCCGCCTGCCGATCCAGGACGTCTACACGATCTCCGGCATCGGGACCGTCCCGGTGGGCCGCGTCGAGACCGGCACCCTGAACACGGGCGACAACGTCTCGTTCCAGCCCTCGGACGTCGGTGGCGAGGTCAAGACCATCGAGATGCACCACGAGGAGGTCCCCAAGGCCGCCCCCGGTGACAACGTCGGGTTCAACGTCCGCGGCATCGGCAAGGACGACATCCGCCGTGGCGACGTCTGTGGTCCGGCCGAGGACCCGCCGTCGGTCGCCGAGACCTTCCAGGCCCAGATCGTCGTGATGCAGCACCCGAGTGTCATCACGGAGGGGTACACCCCGGTCTTCCACGCCCACACGGCACAGGTCGCCTGTACGGTCGAGTCCCTCGACCAGAAGATCGACCCGTCCTCGGGCGAGGTCGCCGAGGAGAACCCCGACTTCATCCAGAACGGGGACGCCGCCGTCGTCACGGTCCGACCCCAGAAGCCGCTCAGCATCGAGCCGTCCTCCGAGA from Haloarcula litorea encodes:
- a CDS encoding elongation factor EF-2, coding for MGRRKKIVQECETLMDDPEHIRNIAIAAHVDHGKTTLTDNLLAGAGMISDDTAGEQLAMDTEEDEQERGITIDAANVSMTHEYEDQNHLINLIDTPGHVDFGGDVTRAMRAVDGALVVVDAVEGAMPQTETVLRQALREGVKPTLFINKVDRLISELQEGPEEMQQRLLAVIQDVNDLIRGMTEEMDDVEDWTVSVEDGTVGFGSALYKWGVSMPSMQRTGMDFGDIMELERNDKRQELHERTPLSDVVLDMVCEHFPNPVEAQPRRIPRIWRGDDESELAEGMRLVDEDGEVVFMVTDIGIDPHAGEIAAGRVFSGTLEKGQELYVSGTAGKNRIQSVGIYMGGEREEVERVPAGNIAAVTGLKDAIAGSTVSSVEMTPFESIEHISEPVITKSVEAQNMDDLPKLIETLQQVAKEDPTIQVEINEDTGEHLISGQGELHLEVIGQRIERNQGIPINTGEPIVVYREAPQSESREIEGRSPNNHNRFYITIEPLGEDIVEAIKLGEASMDMPELERREALQEAGMDKDTSQNVEHIHGTNVLIDDTKGIQHLNETMELVIEGLEEALDDGPLAAEPVQGSLIRLHDARLHEDAIHRGPAQVIPAVREAVHNALIDADIKLLEPIQEVRIDVPNDHMGAASGEIQGRRGRVDDMYQEGDLMVVEGVAPVDEMIGFSSDIRSATEGRASWNTENAGFQVMADNLQPEKITEIRERKGMKTELPEAIDYF
- a CDS encoding spondin domain-containing protein — protein: MSDRRTRRQFLTGAGSVAVASLAGCGGSDGGSGGGTDTTESEMTGSMTETPTDESMTEATMGQTTFEVVVENVSDGETLSTSMGSVAVPLSPGAYAVHTADVSLFTPMEPASDGLEAVAEDGTPTELAQSLGGMDPVLDGGAFTTPDGADGPAPLTPGDSYSFEVTAGPDADARLSLATMFVQSNDLFYAPPSDGIPLFDDGDPVDRDVTGDLRLWDAGTEVNEPPGEGPNQAPRQSGPDTGTPEGVVREVTDGYDYPDTADVVSLSLSVVERGMEAVTFAATVENASDGETLSTSMGSTAVPLSPGAYAVHTPDVSLFTAGEPASDGLEDIAEDGTPTALARSLGGMDPVLDGGAFTTPQMADGPAPIGPGDRYRFEFTADRDADARLSLATMFVQSNDLFYAPPSDGIPLFDDGDPVEGELTDALRLWDAGTEVNEPPGEGPNQAPRQSGPDTGTPEGVVREVTDGYDYPDTDEVIAVSVTPR
- a CDS encoding amino acid-binding protein, with translation MSDSTDEVRSYTVRLELVDEPGELLRALEPIADNGGNLLSIFHERGNVTPRGHIPVEVDLEATPERFDGIVEALRAAGINVIQAGAERYTETLTVVISGHLIDSDLSDTLSRIQESTNATVTDLSLSAPEGTEDASSARIRLATEQGAAEGVMHTIQGIADDKDLRVIEPLAAGGDL
- the tuf gene encoding translation elongation factor EF-1 subunit alpha, whose protein sequence is MSDEQHQNLAIIGHVDHGKSTLVGRLLYETGSVPEHVIEQHKEEAEEKGKGGFEFAYVMDNLAEERERGVTIDIAHQEFSTDEYDFTIVDCPGHRDFVKNMITGASQADNAVLVVAADDGVQPQTQEHVFLARTLGIGELIVGVNKMDLVDYGESEYKQVVEEVKDLLNQVRFDTENAKFIPVSAFEGDNIAERSDNTSWYDGDILIEALNDLPAPEPPTDAPLRLPIQDVYTISGIGTVPVGRVETGTLNTGDNVSFQPSDVGGEVKTIEMHHEEVPKAAPGDNVGFNVRGIGKDDIRRGDVCGPAEDPPSVAETFQAQIVVMQHPSVITEGYTPVFHAHTAQVACTVESLDQKIDPSSGEVAEENPDFIQNGDAAVVTVRPQKPLSIEPSSEIPELGSFAIRDMGQTIAAGKVLSVDER
- a CDS encoding homoserine dehydrogenase; translated protein: MRLAVLGAGAVGSSVVELAGDYGHTVTAFADSRSAVVDPGGIDREAALARKERDGIVGDDDPDEAVTADYDALVEATPTTLGDAEPGFGHVEAALARDSHVVLANKGPVAERYADVRALEAESEGSVLFEATVGGAMPVLSTIADFDPEHITAVRGVLNGTANFILSRMAAEGLGYEHVLAEAQDLGVAEADPTFDVDGTDAALKGVIVANVLAGEGREYTLADADVAGIQDIEGSAIELATEDGRTVRLIAEVADGEVRVGPRLVPENAPLAPTGTRNIVQLETEHAGRLNISGRGAGGPETASAVLADVGRLPEL
- a CDS encoding winged helix-turn-helix domain-containing protein; translation: MEKALWYLFAGSRGGTNRVRIVRDLADRPRNANELAERLDLDYNTITHHLDMLQEHDVVEPGGNDYGRLYFLTDRFERHWETFEEISEEVD